A genomic region of Halobaculum lipolyticum contains the following coding sequences:
- a CDS encoding VIT1/CCC1 transporter family protein — protein MIERLLGDERTDAGTYLAEYVYGANDGIVTTFAVVAGVAGAALEPSIVLILGVANLLADGFSMGMSNYLSRRTEIDYRETGDRATDEGTDGTDGADDHGADDGKSPARTALATFLAFVVAGWTPLLPYVFVVEPLFELAVVVTGAAFFLVGASRSLVTKRPWYLAGGEMFAVGMAAAAVAYTVGVLLGGLA, from the coding sequence ATGATCGAGCGACTCCTCGGGGACGAGCGGACGGACGCCGGCACGTATCTCGCAGAGTACGTCTACGGCGCGAACGACGGCATCGTGACGACGTTCGCGGTCGTCGCCGGCGTCGCCGGCGCGGCGCTGGAGCCGTCGATCGTGTTGATCCTCGGGGTCGCCAACCTGCTCGCCGACGGCTTCTCGATGGGGATGAGCAACTACCTCAGCAGGCGGACGGAGATCGACTACCGCGAGACCGGCGACCGCGCGACCGACGAAGGCACCGACGGCACCGACGGCGCCGACGACCACGGCGCCGACGACGGCAAGTCGCCCGCCCGCACCGCGCTGGCGACGTTCCTCGCGTTCGTCGTCGCCGGCTGGACGCCGCTGCTCCCGTACGTGTTCGTCGTCGAGCCGCTGTTCGAACTCGCGGTCGTCGTCACGGGCGCGGCGTTCTTCCTCGTCGGCGCGAGCCGGAGCCTCGTCACGAAGCGCCCGTGGTACCTCGCCGGCGGCGAGATGTTCGCCGTCGGGATGGCCGCCGCCGCCGTCGCCTACACGGTCGGCGTCCTCCTCGGGGGGCTGGCGTGA
- the fdhF gene encoding formate dehydrogenase subunit alpha translates to MNPAEDRSFEPAESVCPFCGVGCGIRYDPATGAARGWAGPVNTKGEVCPKGVAAWDAVDHPDRLTAPLVREDGALVEATWDEALARVSDAFARVRRDHGPDAVSFFASSNCTNEENYVLQKAARLFGTNNVDNCARLCHASTVAAMADRFGVGATTNSFDDLTETDVFLVVGANPAENHPVIFRSYVLPALRRGAELIHVDPRETPTSAAATHHLPVRPGYDITLLNALAATIVDEGLVDEAFCAERVEGLTAFEAFAADVDVDAAADRAGVDPAALRAAARAYAVADRATILTGMGLSQHACGTETVHALLNLPLLTGNVGRRGTGVNPLRGQNNVQGAGDVGALPDRLPGGRPVTDPEARAAVADVWGVPAAELPAEPGLTEVEATHAFGGEVRAAFVLGENPAVTEPNAGRVADALDALECLVVQDLFRTETAEHADVVLPGSAWAERGGTVTNTDRQVLRMRPNATPPGDARRDLDVLCALGARLTGRPDAFDYDGPESVFAEVTAATPPYGGMSYEGIGTGSQRWPFSEDAAEGTAVLHRDRFANGRRRAPLRVVEHVAPVDAVADDELVLTTGRVIEQFNSGALTRRSDRLVRMRGTETVQIHPDDAAARGVADGDRVRLANARGVTTAVAAVTPAIRPGTVFATFHTLEPLANALTGDALDPVAKIPEYKHSAVRVSVDPVDRTPGGP, encoded by the coding sequence ATGAACCCCGCCGAAGACCGGTCGTTCGAGCCGGCCGAGAGCGTCTGCCCGTTCTGCGGCGTCGGCTGCGGTATCCGGTACGACCCCGCCACCGGCGCCGCCCGCGGGTGGGCGGGACCGGTCAACACGAAGGGGGAGGTGTGTCCGAAAGGCGTCGCGGCGTGGGACGCGGTCGACCACCCCGACCGGCTGACCGCGCCGCTGGTCCGGGAGGACGGCGCCCTCGTCGAGGCGACGTGGGACGAGGCGCTCGCCCGCGTGAGCGACGCGTTCGCTCGCGTCCGACGCGACCACGGCCCGGACGCCGTCTCGTTTTTCGCCTCGTCGAACTGCACGAACGAGGAGAACTACGTGCTCCAGAAGGCGGCGCGGCTGTTCGGCACGAACAACGTCGACAACTGCGCGCGGCTGTGTCACGCCTCGACGGTCGCGGCGATGGCCGACCGCTTCGGCGTCGGCGCGACGACGAACTCCTTCGACGACCTGACGGAGACCGACGTGTTCCTCGTCGTCGGCGCGAACCCGGCGGAGAACCACCCCGTGATCTTCCGGTCGTACGTCCTCCCGGCGCTGCGGCGCGGGGCGGAACTGATCCACGTCGACCCGCGGGAGACGCCGACGAGCGCGGCGGCGACCCACCACCTCCCGGTACGTCCGGGGTACGACATCACGCTGTTGAACGCGCTGGCGGCGACTATCGTCGACGAGGGGCTGGTCGACGAGGCGTTCTGCGCCGAGCGGGTCGAGGGACTGACCGCGTTCGAGGCGTTCGCCGCCGACGTGGACGTCGACGCCGCGGCCGACCGAGCGGGCGTCGACCCCGCCGCGCTCCGGGCCGCCGCCCGCGCGTACGCCGTCGCCGACCGCGCGACGATCCTCACCGGGATGGGTCTCAGCCAACACGCGTGCGGCACCGAGACCGTCCACGCCCTCCTGAACCTGCCTCTCCTGACCGGCAACGTCGGGCGACGCGGGACCGGCGTGAACCCCCTCCGCGGGCAGAACAACGTCCAGGGCGCCGGCGACGTGGGCGCGTTGCCCGACCGGCTCCCGGGGGGCCGCCCCGTCACCGACCCGGAAGCCCGCGCGGCCGTCGCGGACGTGTGGGGCGTTCCTGCCGCCGAGCTACCGGCCGAACCGGGCCTGACGGAGGTCGAAGCCACCCACGCGTTCGGCGGCGAGGTCCGCGCGGCGTTCGTCCTCGGCGAGAACCCCGCCGTGACCGAGCCGAACGCCGGCCGGGTCGCCGACGCGCTCGACGCGCTCGAGTGTCTCGTCGTCCAGGACCTGTTCCGCACGGAGACGGCCGAGCACGCCGACGTGGTGCTCCCCGGGAGCGCGTGGGCCGAACGCGGCGGCACCGTCACCAACACCGACCGGCAGGTGCTCCGGATGCGCCCGAACGCGACGCCCCCGGGCGACGCCCGCCGGGATCTGGACGTCCTCTGTGCCCTCGGCGCCCGGCTCACCGGCCGCCCCGACGCGTTCGACTACGACGGTCCCGAGAGCGTGTTCGCTGAGGTGACGGCCGCGACGCCGCCGTACGGGGGGATGAGCTACGAGGGGATCGGCACCGGGAGCCAGCGCTGGCCGTTCTCCGAGGACGCCGCCGAGGGGACCGCCGTGTTGCACCGGGACCGGTTCGCGAACGGGCGTCGCCGCGCGCCGCTGCGGGTCGTCGAGCACGTCGCCCCCGTCGACGCCGTCGCGGACGACGAACTGGTGCTCACCACCGGGCGGGTGATCGAACAGTTCAACAGCGGCGCGCTCACCCGCCGGTCGGACCGCCTCGTCCGGATGCGGGGGACCGAGACGGTCCAGATCCACCCCGACGACGCGGCCGCCCGCGGGGTCGCGGACGGCGACCGGGTGCGCCTCGCCAACGCCCGCGGCGTGACGACGGCGGTGGCGGCGGTGACGCCGGCGATCCGCCCCGGAACGGTGTTCGCGACGTTCCACACGCTCGAACCGCTGGCGAACGCGCTCACCGGCGACGCCCTCGACCCGGTGGCGAAGATCCCGGAGTACAAACACTCCGCCGTCCGCGTGTCGGTGGATCCCGTCGACCGGACGCCCGGCGGACCGTGA
- a CDS encoding pyridoxamine 5'-phosphate oxidase family protein, with product MDVTDRVYTAGMTDDEVEERLRGGETGVLALARDDDAYAVPVAYRYDGDAIRFRLGDDGHSRKLAFAETTAEASFVVYGYEGPRDSWSVIATGPIRELSDEEWAATAAEVDERYSPLRVFDEAIEETELRGYELRVETLAGRRTAE from the coding sequence ATGGACGTGACGGACCGCGTGTACACGGCCGGGATGACGGACGACGAAGTCGAAGAACGACTCCGCGGGGGCGAGACGGGCGTCCTCGCGCTCGCTCGCGACGACGACGCGTACGCCGTCCCCGTGGCGTACCGCTACGACGGCGACGCGATCCGGTTTCGGCTGGGCGACGACGGCCACAGTCGGAAGCTCGCGTTCGCGGAGACGACGGCCGAGGCGTCGTTCGTCGTGTACGGCTACGAGGGCCCCCGGGACTCGTGGAGCGTGATCGCGACCGGTCCGATCCGCGAACTGTCCGACGAGGAGTGGGCGGCGACGGCGGCCGAGGTCGACGAGCGCTACTCGCCGCTGCGGGTGTTCGACGAGGCGATCGAGGAGACGGAACTGCGGGGGTACGAACTCCGCGTCGAGACGCTCGCCGGGCGGCGGACCGCCGAGTGA
- a CDS encoding DUF7521 family protein, with translation MSHLTIAIAATKTLTFVFGAVITYLSWTAYSRTGAYELRALAVGFAVVTVGAVLGGGIDLVGDVLMEAGGQTILYGVLAQSVLTMIGFGVITYSLYRE, from the coding sequence GTGAGCCACCTCACCATCGCCATCGCCGCGACGAAGACGCTGACGTTCGTGTTCGGTGCGGTGATCACGTACCTCTCGTGGACCGCCTACAGTCGGACGGGCGCCTACGAGTTGCGCGCGCTGGCCGTCGGCTTCGCCGTCGTCACCGTCGGCGCCGTCCTCGGCGGCGGCATCGACCTCGTCGGCGACGTGTTGATGGAGGCCGGCGGGCAGACCATCCTCTACGGCGTCCTCGCACAGAGCGTGCTCACGATGATCGGCTTCGGCGTCATCACCTACTCGCTGTACCGGGAGTGA
- a CDS encoding helix-turn-helix domain-containing protein, whose protein sequence is MVRDTRPGADPGPHLQPVLDALDDEDCRRIIRRLDEPLTAGEVSEECGIPTSTAYRKLDLLSEAQLLAEGVEVRQDGHHATRYRTDFEEVIVSLAEDRNLGVAIERPADDAADRLASMWSEVRRGTDQ, encoded by the coding sequence ATGGTGCGCGATACCCGGCCGGGAGCCGATCCGGGACCACACCTCCAGCCGGTGCTCGACGCGCTCGACGACGAGGACTGTCGGCGGATCATCCGTCGGCTCGACGAGCCGTTGACCGCCGGGGAGGTGTCCGAGGAGTGCGGCATCCCCACCTCGACCGCCTACCGGAAACTGGATCTGCTGTCGGAAGCACAGTTGCTCGCCGAGGGCGTCGAAGTGCGCCAGGACGGTCACCACGCCACCCGCTACCGAACCGACTTCGAGGAGGTCATCGTCTCGTTGGCCGAGGACCGCAACCTCGGCGTCGCTATCGAGCGGCCGGCCGACGACGCCGCCGACCGGCTCGCGAGCATGTGGAGCGAAGTCCGCAGGGGGACCGATCAGTGA
- a CDS encoding multicopper oxidase domain-containing protein: MTQLGAPGSGMSRREFIAATGATSATALAGCQAPTATDAADTAGGGTSAAQQSSSLPTTSPPEVVNVDEQGGTVTMKTAPARHDVHPGEAMGGPIEFPRVWAFQADDRDPSVPGPILRTTEGNDMTVVLDNTEGKRPHTLHFHGVRKTWENDGVPTTTGITVGPGETHEYEIPANTPGTHVYHCHYQTQRHIDMGMFGIFRVDPEGYEPADREYFMTVKEWDSDLHRMMAGGDVSYSPRQRDPDVFTVNGKSAPRTLHPEQGSPLIVSQGDTVRVHYVNGGYMNHPLHLHNHRFRRVEKDGAVVPEAARHEMDITDIAPAERHTIEFTADADPGIYLMHCHKVSHVMNGSSYPGGMLTGLVYEDVMDTDIFASLMEYAGYEG, encoded by the coding sequence ATGACCCAACTGGGTGCTCCCGGCTCCGGGATGAGCCGGCGCGAGTTCATCGCAGCGACGGGTGCCACGAGCGCGACGGCGCTGGCTGGCTGTCAGGCGCCGACCGCGACCGACGCCGCCGACACGGCCGGCGGGGGAACGAGCGCGGCCCAGCAGTCGTCGTCGCTGCCGACCACGTCGCCGCCCGAGGTCGTGAACGTCGACGAGCAGGGCGGGACCGTGACGATGAAGACGGCGCCCGCCCGCCACGACGTCCACCCCGGCGAGGCGATGGGCGGTCCCATCGAGTTCCCGCGCGTGTGGGCGTTCCAGGCCGACGACCGCGACCCGTCGGTGCCCGGGCCGATCCTCCGGACGACCGAGGGCAACGACATGACCGTCGTGCTCGACAACACCGAGGGGAAGCGCCCCCACACGCTGCACTTCCACGGCGTCCGGAAGACGTGGGAGAACGACGGCGTCCCGACGACGACGGGGATCACGGTCGGTCCCGGCGAGACGCACGAGTACGAGATCCCGGCCAACACCCCCGGCACGCACGTCTACCACTGTCACTACCAGACGCAACGCCACATCGACATGGGGATGTTCGGGATCTTCCGCGTCGACCCGGAGGGGTACGAGCCGGCCGACCGGGAGTACTTCATGACGGTGAAGGAGTGGGACTCGGACCTCCACCGCATGATGGCCGGCGGGGACGTCAGCTACTCGCCGCGCCAGCGCGACCCCGACGTGTTCACGGTCAACGGGAAGTCCGCCCCGCGGACGCTCCACCCCGAGCAGGGGTCGCCGTTGATCGTCTCGCAGGGCGACACCGTCCGCGTCCACTACGTCAACGGCGGCTACATGAACCACCCGCTCCACCTCCACAACCACCGCTTCCGGCGGGTCGAGAAGGACGGCGCGGTCGTCCCGGAGGCGGCCCGCCACGAGATGGACATCACCGACATCGCGCCGGCCGAGCGCCACACCATCGAGTTCACCGCCGACGCCGACCCCGGCATCTACCTCATGCACTGCCACAAGGTGTCGCACGTGATGAACGGGAGTTCCTACCCCGGCGGGATGCTCACCGGACTGGTGTACGAGGACGTGATGGACACCGACATCTTCGCGTCGCTGATGGAGTACGCCGGCTACGAGGGCTGA
- a CDS encoding PAS domain-containing sensor histidine kinase, producing the protein MATLSPHEVLLDTARDKLAVVAADGTFEYVNAAARRILGFDPVGLEGEIAFEFIHPEDVDRVRESFLAAARSESSEAVAETYRHRTADGSWVWIESRMSPVEAETLDGFVVCSREVTDRIAAQRRGERLDAIAGVSDDALWLFSADWSELLFVNDAVEEIYGVTPEQLRRDSIAFLDAVHPDHVSRVVDAMDRLSRGESVDVEYRVNDEETFDTWVWVKAVPIVRDGSVVRIAGFSRDVTDRHRREHHLVVMDNLLRHNLRNSLNVVLGATERIEETAPATAESTATIREAARDLLRSADKERRIIEALSTTPEYERTPVANQLARAVADVEREHPSATVATDIAVPESAGTAPTLVGTAVRELIENAVTHVERDDPGVEVWARRRGDEVRVRVNDDATPLPDVEADVLRGEFHAHDTVYHSGGLGLWLVYWCVELSGGSVSVDADAADGNRIEVAVPLATESGVDPAASSAAAAGTRFDRGNSP; encoded by the coding sequence ATGGCAACCCTGTCGCCCCACGAGGTGCTCCTCGACACCGCTCGGGACAAACTGGCCGTCGTGGCGGCTGACGGGACGTTCGAGTACGTCAACGCGGCCGCGCGGCGGATCCTCGGGTTCGATCCGGTGGGGCTGGAGGGGGAGATCGCGTTCGAATTCATCCACCCGGAGGACGTCGACCGGGTGCGGGAGTCGTTCCTCGCGGCGGCGCGCTCGGAGTCGAGCGAGGCCGTCGCGGAGACGTATCGCCACCGGACGGCCGACGGGTCGTGGGTGTGGATCGAGAGCCGGATGTCCCCGGTCGAAGCGGAGACGCTCGACGGCTTCGTCGTCTGTTCCCGCGAGGTGACCGACCGGATAGCCGCCCAGCGACGCGGCGAGCGCCTCGACGCCATCGCCGGGGTGTCCGACGACGCGCTGTGGCTGTTCTCGGCCGACTGGTCGGAGCTGCTGTTCGTCAACGACGCCGTCGAGGAGATCTACGGCGTCACCCCCGAACAGCTCCGGCGCGACTCGATCGCGTTCCTCGACGCGGTCCACCCCGACCACGTGTCGCGCGTGGTCGACGCGATGGACCGCCTCTCGCGGGGCGAGTCGGTCGACGTGGAGTACCGGGTGAACGACGAGGAGACGTTCGACACGTGGGTGTGGGTGAAGGCCGTCCCGATCGTCCGGGACGGCTCGGTCGTGCGGATCGCGGGGTTCAGCCGCGACGTGACCGACCGGCACCGCCGCGAACACCACCTCGTCGTGATGGACAACCTCCTGCGACACAACCTGCGCAACTCGCTCAACGTCGTTCTGGGCGCCACCGAACGGATCGAGGAGACGGCGCCGGCGACCGCCGAGTCGACGGCGACCATCCGGGAGGCCGCACGGGACCTGTTGCGGAGCGCGGACAAAGAGCGGCGGATCATCGAGGCGCTGTCGACGACACCCGAGTACGAACGGACGCCGGTGGCGAACCAACTCGCCCGGGCGGTCGCCGACGTCGAACGGGAACACCCGTCGGCGACCGTCGCGACCGACATCGCGGTCCCCGAGTCGGCCGGCACGGCGCCCACGCTGGTCGGGACCGCCGTCCGGGAACTGATAGAGAACGCGGTGACCCACGTCGAACGCGACGACCCCGGCGTCGAGGTGTGGGCGCGGCGACGCGGCGACGAGGTCCGGGTCCGGGTGAACGACGACGCGACGCCGCTGCCGGACGTCGAGGCGGACGTGCTCCGCGGCGAGTTCCACGCCCACGACACGGTGTACCACAGCGGCGGACTGGGGCTGTGGCTGGTGTACTGGTGTGTCGAACTGTCGGGCGGGTCCGTCTCGGTCGACGCGGACGCCGCGGACGGCAACCGGATCGAGGTCGCGGTCCCCCTGGCGACGGAGTCGGGCGTCGACCCAGCGGCCAGCTCCGCCGCCGCAGCCGGCACCCGATTCGACCGCGGCAACTCGCCGTGA
- a CDS encoding MoaD/ThiS family protein gives MTAATERRSDGVDESGETTVEVRGTGRLYDALPSPRFEYTFEGTTLREFLDAFFADYDVEDLLIAGTPEEAVAHGWAPPPEELPDDFTANPEGDRTRAYARVAVNGHFNEHLGGFDTVLHDGDRVALMYPFMFCC, from the coding sequence ATGACGGCCGCTACCGAACGGCGATCGGACGGTGTCGACGAGTCGGGCGAGACCACCGTCGAGGTCCGCGGCACCGGGCGCCTCTACGACGCGCTCCCGTCGCCGCGGTTCGAGTACACCTTCGAGGGGACGACGCTCCGGGAGTTCCTCGACGCGTTCTTCGCCGACTACGACGTGGAGGACCTGCTCATCGCCGGGACCCCCGAGGAAGCCGTCGCCCACGGCTGGGCGCCGCCGCCGGAGGAACTGCCCGACGACTTCACCGCGAACCCCGAGGGCGACCGGACCCGCGCGTACGCCCGCGTCGCCGTGAACGGCCACTTCAACGAGCACCTCGGCGGCTTCGACACCGTGTTACACGACGGCGACCGCGTCGCGCTGATGTACCCGTTCATGTTCTGCTGTTAG